Proteins from a genomic interval of Onychostoma macrolepis isolate SWU-2019 chromosome 17, ASM1243209v1, whole genome shotgun sequence:
- the gpx2 gene encoding glutathione peroxidase 2, with protein sequence MTFIAKTFYDLRATTLEGETKDFNIFRGRVVLIENVASLUGTTTRDYMQLNELQSRYPHRLVVLGFPCNQFGYQENCSDAEILNSLKYVRPGEGYKPAFTIFEKCIVNGSDTHPVFSYLKDKLPYPDDDPMSFMQDPKYLVWNPISRNDISWNFEKFLIGPEGEPFKRYSKKFQTINIEPDIQRLLKLTKN encoded by the exons ATGACATTTATAGCTAAGACATTTTATGATCTGCGTGCAACTACACTGGAAGGGGAAACAAAAGATTTCAATATTTTCAGAGGAAGAGTGGTGTTAATTGAAAATGTGGCATCACTTTGAGGGACAACCACCCGGGACTATATGCAGCTTAATGAGCTCCAGAGCAGGTACCCTCACCGGCTTGTGGTCCTGGGCTTTCCCTGCAACCAGTTTGGATACCAG GAGAACTGTTCTGATGCAGAAATTCTAAATTCCTTGAAATATGTACGGCCAGGTGAAGGGTATAAGCCTGCATTCACCATTTTTGAGAAGTGCATTGTAAATGGAAGTGATACACATCCTGTCTTTTCTTACTTGAAAGACAAGCTTCCTTACCCAGATGATGACCCTATGTCATTTATGCAGGACCCTAAATATCTGGTCTGGAATCCCATCAGTCGGAATGATATTTCAtggaattttgaaaaatttctaATTGGACCAGAGGGTGAGCCCTTCAAGAGATACAGTAAAAAGTTTCAGACTATCAATATTGAACCAGAcattcaaagactactgaaacTAACTAAGAACTAA